From one Nitrospira sp. MA-1 genomic stretch:
- a CDS encoding CusA/CzcA family heavy metal efflux RND transporter — protein MERLLTLSLQYRFFTVVALLLVSASGMWSLTNLTIDAVPDLTPVQVQILTRSPALGPIEVEQFITFPIETALSGIPGLQEVRSVSRYGLSAVTAIFEEHLDLYFVRQLVSERLALATERIPAAYGRPMMGPLSTGLGEVYQFTLTGQGHSPMFLRTLLEWDIGRRLRAVPGVVEVNIWGGETKQFQVVVDPSKLLAFNLTLKAVFDALAQNNAVAGGGYIEHERELYLIKGEAMASTVTDLGQIVVSHGPGGVPIFIRDLGEVKEGAALRIGAATRMGEGETVIGMVQMLAGANAQQVVEQVKKRVKEIQSTLPPGVLIEPYYDRTLFVSKVINTVKNNLLEGGLLVIAILFSFLGDVRAGFIVALAIPLSMLMAFTGMYHAGISGNLMSLGAIDFGLLVDASVVMIDNILRKLGKVTSQSKEDKLATIQSAAREVLRPIVFAVGIIIVVYLPILSLVGLEGKMFRPMAMTVIFALAASLLFAVGGVPVLAYWFARARPNHEETWLIRHARGLYQPWLDLSINRPAWVVIPGIVLFTLSLLIGSRLGIEFVPRLEEGDMAIQVWRLPSVSMTESVQTALEVERALRKFPEVVQVVTRTGSPEVATDVMGIELSDVFVVLKPQDEWTTATSKEALIDTFKTAVHEAVPGVGMSFTQPIEMRFNELIAGTRSDLAIKIFGEDLEVLRHQGDLVARSLEQVPGAADVKAEQVTGVPRIRVIVDRDQIGRYGLNAKDLLNIIESARVGQTVGTVFQGQRRFDLIVRLSDNASAGPVALGNLLIPTPHGELVPLSRVATIKVDEGPAQVSRQDIQRRLVVEANIRGRDLGSFVTEAQQIIRDRVSLPPGYYLEWGGQFKHLEEASRRLAVVVPITLLLIIAILSVIFGTIRPAFLIFLNVPLALSGGIFALWIRGLPLSISAVIGCVALFGIAVLNGVVLVSRIQRLETEGLPTRDAVAQGAMDRLRPVLMTALVASLGFLPMAVATSMGAEVQRPLATVVIGGLITSTALTLFIIPALYGTVCRSNKQPAIPNQSHTSTIST, from the coding sequence ATGGAACGTCTTCTCACACTCTCACTTCAATATCGATTTTTTACTGTCGTCGCCTTGCTTTTGGTCAGCGCCTCCGGAATGTGGTCGCTGACCAATCTCACCATCGATGCGGTTCCCGATCTCACCCCTGTCCAGGTGCAGATCCTCACCCGTTCACCCGCGCTCGGTCCGATTGAGGTGGAACAATTCATCACGTTTCCGATTGAAACCGCACTCAGTGGCATACCGGGATTACAGGAAGTGCGTTCGGTCTCACGTTATGGCTTATCGGCCGTGACGGCGATCTTTGAGGAACACCTGGATCTCTATTTTGTCCGACAACTTGTTAGCGAACGTCTGGCGTTGGCGACAGAGCGCATTCCCGCCGCTTATGGACGACCGATGATGGGCCCCTTATCAACCGGCCTCGGAGAAGTCTACCAATTCACGCTCACAGGGCAGGGGCACAGTCCCATGTTCCTGAGGACACTTCTGGAATGGGATATCGGCAGGCGGCTTCGTGCCGTTCCCGGTGTGGTTGAAGTGAATATTTGGGGCGGAGAAACCAAACAATTTCAGGTGGTGGTCGACCCCAGTAAGCTCCTCGCCTTCAATCTCACCTTAAAAGCCGTGTTTGATGCCCTCGCGCAGAACAATGCGGTTGCCGGAGGCGGATACATTGAACATGAGCGGGAGCTGTATCTCATCAAAGGAGAAGCCATGGCTTCGACGGTTACCGATTTAGGGCAAATTGTCGTGAGTCATGGGCCGGGTGGCGTTCCTATTTTCATTAGAGATCTTGGGGAAGTCAAAGAAGGTGCGGCCTTGCGGATAGGCGCGGCCACGCGGATGGGTGAGGGGGAAACGGTTATCGGAATGGTTCAGATGCTGGCAGGGGCCAATGCTCAGCAGGTCGTCGAACAGGTGAAGAAACGGGTCAAGGAGATTCAATCGACGCTTCCACCGGGTGTCCTGATTGAACCCTATTATGACCGGACCCTTTTTGTTTCAAAAGTCATCAACACCGTCAAAAATAATTTACTCGAAGGAGGTCTGCTGGTCATCGCGATTCTCTTTTCATTTCTAGGAGACGTTCGGGCCGGATTTATTGTGGCCTTAGCCATACCTCTTTCCATGCTGATGGCTTTTACCGGCATGTATCACGCTGGCATCTCCGGAAATCTGATGAGCCTGGGTGCGATTGACTTCGGACTGCTGGTGGATGCATCGGTCGTCATGATCGATAATATTCTGCGAAAGCTCGGGAAGGTCACCAGCCAGTCGAAGGAAGACAAACTGGCAACGATTCAGAGTGCGGCACGGGAAGTGTTAAGACCCATTGTGTTTGCAGTCGGCATTATTATCGTCGTGTATCTTCCCATTTTGTCCTTGGTTGGGTTGGAAGGCAAAATGTTTCGGCCCATGGCTATGACTGTCATTTTTGCCCTGGCGGCTTCACTCCTCTTTGCGGTAGGAGGCGTGCCGGTACTGGCCTATTGGTTCGCACGCGCCCGACCGAATCATGAAGAAACCTGGCTCATTCGGCATGCCCGAGGCCTTTATCAACCCTGGTTAGACCTGTCCATAAACCGGCCGGCATGGGTCGTGATTCCAGGCATCGTGCTGTTTACCCTCAGTCTGTTGATTGGATCGCGCTTAGGGATCGAATTTGTTCCTCGATTAGAGGAAGGGGATATGGCCATTCAAGTATGGCGCCTCCCCAGCGTCTCCATGACTGAATCAGTGCAAACGGCCTTGGAGGTAGAACGGGCATTGAGGAAATTTCCCGAAGTCGTCCAGGTGGTCACAAGGACTGGAAGTCCGGAAGTGGCCACGGACGTGATGGGCATTGAACTATCTGATGTCTTTGTTGTCCTTAAGCCGCAAGACGAATGGACCACGGCCACCTCCAAAGAGGCATTGATCGACACATTCAAAACGGCTGTTCATGAAGCGGTTCCCGGTGTTGGCATGAGCTTTACGCAACCGATTGAGATGCGATTCAATGAACTCATTGCCGGCACCCGTTCCGACCTCGCAATCAAAATTTTCGGGGAGGATCTTGAGGTCTTACGCCATCAAGGAGATTTGGTGGCACGTTCCCTCGAACAGGTGCCCGGCGCTGCCGATGTGAAAGCGGAACAAGTGACCGGGGTCCCAAGGATTCGGGTGATCGTGGACCGTGATCAAATCGGGCGATACGGGTTGAACGCCAAAGACCTGTTAAACATCATTGAATCTGCACGAGTGGGCCAGACGGTTGGAACCGTCTTTCAGGGACAACGCCGCTTTGATCTGATAGTCCGCCTCTCGGACAATGCATCGGCCGGTCCGGTGGCGCTCGGCAATCTCCTGATCCCCACCCCGCATGGGGAACTGGTTCCGTTGTCCCGCGTGGCCACCATCAAAGTGGATGAAGGACCTGCGCAAGTTAGTCGACAGGATATTCAACGCCGGCTGGTAGTCGAAGCCAATATCCGTGGCCGTGATCTGGGTTCCTTTGTCACCGAAGCCCAACAAATCATTCGCGACCGAGTTTCCCTCCCTCCCGGATACTACCTTGAATGGGGCGGACAATTTAAACATCTCGAAGAAGCGTCACGCCGACTGGCCGTCGTGGTGCCGATTACCTTACTGCTTATCATCGCCATTCTTTCGGTGATTTTTGGAACAATTCGTCCGGCCTTCCTCATATTTTTGAATGTACCCCTCGCTCTGTCGGGCGGTATTTTTGCCCTTTGGATTCGAGGCCTTCCGTTGAGTATCTCGGCGGTCATCGGTTGTGTTGCCCTTTTCGGAATTGCGGTCTTAAACGGTGTCGTTTTGGTAAGCCGTATCCAAAGACTTGAAACCGAAGGGCTTCCGACCCGGGACGCGGTGGCACAGGGAGCCATGGATCGTCTTCGCCCTGTCTTGATGACCGCCCTCGTCGCAAGTTTGGGTTTTTTACCGATGGCCGTCGCTACCAGTATGGGAGCGGAGGTCCAACGGCCTCTGGCCACAGTCGTGATTGGCGGTTTGATCACGTCCACGGCTTTGACCCTATTTATTATTCCAGCGTTGTACGGCACCGTCTGCCGTTCCAACAAACAACCAGCCATACCCAATCAGTCTCACACCAGCACCATCTCAACCTGA